A genomic stretch from Nitrospirota bacterium includes:
- a CDS encoding type II toxin-antitoxin system HicB family antitoxin: MKQIIQVHIHKGEKYYIAECIDLPVVTQGKTLDELVANLKEALELHLEGENLEDYDIAPRPSILANLEIDSPTHA, encoded by the coding sequence ATGAAACAGATCATCCAGGTACACATACACAAAGGTGAAAAATACTATATTGCCGAATGCATTGATCTGCCGGTCGTTACACAAGGCAAAACACTCGACGAGCTGGTTGCCAATCTGAAAGAAGCATTGGAGCTTCATCTTGAAGGCGAAAACCTCGAAGATTACGATATAGCCCCCCGCCCCTCCATTCTCGCGAATCTGGAGATAGACTCCCCGACCCATGCCTAA
- a CDS encoding type II toxin-antitoxin system HicA family toxin: MPKLKVLSGQDVIGILALFGFTIVGQKGSHVKLVRILADGSRQILTIPNHPDLDKGTLKAIYRQAARYVSESELRPHFYSE, encoded by the coding sequence ATGCCTAAACTGAAAGTCCTTTCCGGACAGGATGTTATCGGCATACTTGCGCTCTTCGGTTTTACCATCGTCGGACAGAAAGGCAGCCATGTAAAACTGGTCCGCATTCTTGCAGACGGTTCCAGGCAAATTCTCACTATACCCAATCATCCTGACCTCGATAAAGGGACCCTCAAGGCTATTTACCGCCAAGCGGCCCGGTATGTCTCCGAGAGCGAATTGCGCCCGCATTTTTATAGCGAGTGA
- the cas2e gene encoding type I-E CRISPR-associated endoribonuclease Cas2e, whose amino-acid sequence MLVIVVENVPPRLRGRLAVWLLEVRAGVYVGHVSRRIREMIWETVEKGIEDGNAVMAWSTNTESGFDFLTLGQNRRVPVEMDGIKLVSFVPEGDQGNATDIA is encoded by the coding sequence ATGCTGGTCATCGTGGTTGAAAATGTGCCTCCCCGGCTCAGGGGCAGACTGGCGGTGTGGCTCCTTGAAGTGAGGGCCGGCGTATACGTGGGCCATGTATCGCGCCGCATCCGTGAGATGATATGGGAGACGGTCGAGAAAGGCATCGAGGACGGAAATGCGGTGATGGCATGGAGCACCAATACGGAGTCCGGGTTCGATTTCCTGACCCTGGGGCAGAACCGCAGGGTCCCGGTCGAGATGGACGGCATCAAACTCGTTTCCTTCGTGCCCGAAGGTGATCAAGGAAATGCGACCGATATCGCCTGA
- the cas1e gene encoding type I-E CRISPR-associated endonuclease Cas1e, whose translation MTEPILPPLKPIPIKDRVSVVFLEKGNLDVLDGAFVVVDKDGVRTHIPVGGVACLMLEPGTRVSHAAVTLASRVGCLLVWIGEAGVRLYASGQPGGARSDRLLYQAKLALDDEARLKIVRKMYEMRFKEKPPERRSVEQLRGIEGVRVRKMYELLARQYGVTWKARNYDYEEWGSGDMPNRCLSSATACLYGICEAAILAAGYAPAVGFLHTGKPQSFVYDIADIFKFDSVVPVAFRIAAKNPRQPEREVRLACRDAFRQTRLLHRIIPTIEETLAAGGIERPKAPEEAVPIAIPNKEGIGDAGHRG comes from the coding sequence ATGACTGAACCCATCCTTCCTCCCCTCAAGCCAATTCCCATCAAGGACCGCGTTTCCGTGGTCTTTCTGGAAAAGGGAAATCTCGATGTGCTCGACGGCGCGTTTGTCGTCGTGGATAAGGACGGAGTGCGGACGCATATTCCCGTTGGCGGGGTGGCGTGCCTTATGCTTGAGCCGGGGACGCGGGTGTCGCATGCTGCGGTTACGCTCGCGTCGCGCGTCGGCTGCCTGCTCGTATGGATCGGCGAGGCGGGGGTGCGGCTTTATGCCTCCGGTCAGCCGGGAGGGGCGCGGTCGGACAGGCTCCTATACCAGGCGAAGCTCGCGCTGGATGATGAGGCCCGCCTGAAGATAGTGCGCAAGATGTACGAGATGCGCTTCAAAGAGAAGCCTCCCGAGCGCCGCAGCGTAGAGCAGTTGCGCGGCATCGAAGGGGTACGGGTGCGGAAGATGTACGAGCTCCTTGCCAGACAGTACGGCGTGACATGGAAAGCGCGCAATTACGACTATGAAGAATGGGGAAGCGGTGATATGCCCAACCGGTGCCTGTCCTCGGCAACGGCATGCCTCTACGGCATTTGCGAGGCTGCCATTCTCGCTGCTGGGTATGCGCCGGCTGTGGGATTCCTCCATACCGGCAAGCCGCAATCGTTCGTGTATGATATTGCCGATATCTTCAAATTCGACTCGGTGGTCCCGGTCGCGTTCCGGATAGCAGCGAAGAACCCCCGCCAGCCCGAGCGCGAGGTGAGGTTGGCGTGCCGGGATGCATTCAGGCAGACGAGATTATTGCATCGGATCATCCCGACTATCGAGGAGACCCTGGCTGCGGGCGGCATCGAGCGGCCGAAAGCGCCTGAGGAGGCGGTCCCTATAGCAATCCCCAATAAGGAGGGCATCGGCGATGCTGGTCATCGTGGTTGA
- a CDS encoding DUF1016 N-terminal domain-containing protein gives MKKKRGLVSGKEKMTAAKSGVDGLFDRIASILERARTNVLRAVNSQTVIAYWLIGREIVQELQGGEKRAEYGKRLIEELSIRLIERYGKGFSTTNLWYFKQFYLSFYDRSPEILHQAGGELEKKQKVHPLGGELICTGKGSPLGSRSPKGFHPDLSWSHYRTLMRVENRNARGTAARIAARKAAC, from the coding sequence ATGAAGAAAAAAAGAGGGCTTGTTTCTGGTAAGGAGAAGATGACGGCTGCAAAATCCGGCGTAGACGGTTTGTTCGACCGGATCGCATCTATTCTGGAACGAGCACGCACTAACGTGCTCCGTGCTGTCAACAGCCAGACTGTTATCGCCTACTGGCTGATCGGCCGCGAGATTGTACAGGAGCTTCAGGGGGGTGAGAAACGCGCCGAATACGGCAAGCGCTTGATCGAGGAATTATCCATCCGACTGATAGAGCGGTATGGCAAGGGCTTTTCTACTACAAACCTCTGGTATTTTAAACAGTTTTATTTGTCATTCTACGATAGAAGCCCTGAGATTCTCCACCAGGCAGGTGGGGAATTGGAGAAAAAACAAAAAGTCCACCCATTGGGTGGAGAATTAATATGCACGGGAAAGGGCTCTCCATTGGGTAGCCGATCTCCAAAGGGGTTTCATCCGGACCTGAGCTGGTCCCACTACCGGACGCTCATGCGTGTCGAAAATCGTAATGCGCGGGGAACTGCAGCGCGAATTGCTGCGCGAAAGGCAGCTTGTTGA
- the cas6e gene encoding type I-E CRISPR-associated protein Cas6/Cse3/CasE: MYLSKVRVTGVGCRNPYELHRVLWGVFPVDGAAKRDFLFRVEKSDGKQAEVLMQSLRCPSLGSKEARVTAIKDYPLLLHEGQRLRFLLVANPVKTIDDEGGRKNAKGEMKKCRVPLVNIDEQRAWIERKLTICASLEFLEMDGKAPLYFRKNRADITGKIQPVVFQGVLTVKDPDALVSLIRRGIGPAKAFGCGLLSLARAS, encoded by the coding sequence ATGTATCTGAGTAAAGTGCGCGTCACCGGTGTTGGCTGTCGTAATCCCTACGAGCTCCACCGGGTACTATGGGGGGTGTTTCCGGTAGATGGCGCGGCGAAGCGTGATTTTCTCTTCCGCGTGGAGAAATCGGACGGTAAACAAGCTGAAGTCCTCATGCAGTCTCTACGTTGTCCGTCCCTTGGAAGCAAGGAGGCTCGGGTGACGGCCATAAAGGATTATCCCTTGCTCTTGCACGAGGGTCAGCGATTGCGCTTCTTATTAGTCGCCAATCCGGTAAAGACTATCGATGATGAAGGAGGACGTAAGAATGCCAAGGGAGAAATGAAGAAATGCCGCGTTCCACTGGTGAACATTGATGAGCAACGCGCATGGATAGAGAGAAAACTAACGATATGCGCCTCACTGGAGTTTCTGGAAATGGATGGGAAAGCGCCCCTTTATTTCCGTAAGAATAGGGCTGATATCACCGGTAAGATACAGCCGGTGGTGTTCCAAGGAGTACTCACTGTGAAAGACCCTGATGCCTTGGTGAGCCTAATTCGGCGGGGCATCGGTCCTGCTAAGGCGTTCGGCTGTGGCCTTTTATCACTTGCCAGAGCCTCATGA
- the cas5e gene encoding type I-E CRISPR-associated protein Cas5/CasD — protein sequence MREFLILKLHGPMQAWGGHTFEGIRPSANFPTRSGLLGLLGACLGIRRHESTRLQQLADGIRIAVRQDDIENRPIVKVTDYHTVKDARAQYAGLKSHETIQTWREYLYDAQFTAAFWMLPTASFTLNDIEAAVRKPSFTPYLGRRSCPLSRPLFEQRVEAATPQAALSMIAPHAGTIYSEEGDESMRKSNMRDVPLYYQSRLFAERDWYVSGGSYVSE from the coding sequence ATGCGTGAATTCCTGATCCTTAAGCTGCATGGCCCCATGCAGGCATGGGGAGGACATACCTTCGAAGGCATTCGGCCCTCTGCGAATTTCCCGACACGCAGCGGGTTGTTGGGACTCTTGGGGGCATGCCTCGGAATCAGAAGACATGAATCGACACGACTACAGCAGCTGGCCGATGGAATTCGTATTGCGGTCCGGCAGGATGATATTGAAAACCGACCTATCGTGAAGGTCACCGACTATCATACGGTGAAAGATGCCCGGGCCCAATATGCGGGTCTGAAAAGCCATGAAACAATTCAGACGTGGCGGGAATACCTTTACGATGCTCAGTTCACTGCGGCTTTCTGGATGCTACCCACCGCCTCTTTTACTCTCAACGATATCGAAGCAGCAGTGAGGAAACCCTCTTTTACACCCTATCTCGGCCGTCGCAGTTGTCCGTTGAGTCGGCCTCTCTTTGAGCAAAGAGTGGAAGCCGCAACACCGCAGGCTGCTTTGAGCATGATAGCTCCCCACGCGGGAACGATTTATAGTGAGGAGGGAGACGAATCAATGCGGAAATCCAATATGCGCGATGTTCCGCTTTACTATCAATCCCGCCTGTTCGCCGAACGGGATTGGTATGTCAGCGGAGGTAGCTATGTATCTGAGTAA
- the cas7e gene encoding type I-E CRISPR-associated protein Cas7/Cse4/CasC produces the protein MSKNFVNFHVLISHSPSCLNRDDMNMQKSAVFGGKRRVRISSQSLKRSIRKSSYYREHLGDASIRTKKLSELKEKLVKCLADRYDIELIINTLKLLSDKDLNTEAAVEGDAVAPWAVEEVAWFCEQVRKAGEQGLDAKKLAKQLKPEVEAMRKSLANGVDIALSGRMATSGLMSELGKVDGALAVAHAITTHVVDADIDWFTAVDDLQEMGSGHLDTQEFSSGVFYRYASLNIAQLQENLGNAPREKTLEIAAHVLHMMATVTPSAKQQSFAAHNMADLSMVSFSDIPVSLANAFEAPVKSAPGGGFLSPSIDELHRYWERVHKGYGLEERCAEFALKPSDTPEGIRTLESLESLKTWVRSDGKE, from the coding sequence ATGAGTAAGAATTTCGTAAATTTCCATGTTCTGATTTCCCACAGTCCCTCGTGCCTGAACCGCGACGATATGAATATGCAGAAGTCAGCCGTTTTCGGCGGAAAGCGAAGGGTCAGGATTTCAAGTCAGAGTCTCAAGCGGTCAATACGGAAAAGCTCCTATTACCGTGAACATCTTGGGGATGCTAGTATTCGCACCAAGAAGCTTAGTGAGCTGAAGGAGAAGCTGGTTAAATGTCTAGCGGACCGGTACGACATCGAGCTTATCATAAACACTCTGAAGCTCCTGTCCGACAAGGATCTCAATACCGAAGCCGCTGTCGAAGGGGACGCGGTAGCCCCGTGGGCCGTCGAAGAGGTAGCGTGGTTCTGTGAGCAAGTGAGGAAAGCCGGTGAGCAAGGGCTTGACGCGAAGAAGCTCGCTAAACAGCTTAAGCCGGAGGTCGAGGCGATGCGGAAGTCTTTGGCGAACGGCGTCGATATTGCTCTATCGGGACGTATGGCAACCTCGGGCCTTATGAGCGAACTGGGCAAGGTAGACGGCGCGCTGGCTGTTGCCCATGCGATAACCACCCATGTTGTCGATGCCGACATCGATTGGTTTACCGCTGTGGACGACTTGCAGGAGATGGGGTCAGGCCACTTGGATACACAGGAGTTCTCCAGCGGCGTCTTTTACAGATATGCCAGCCTCAATATTGCCCAGTTGCAGGAAAATCTCGGTAACGCCCCGCGTGAAAAAACTCTTGAAATTGCGGCCCATGTACTGCATATGATGGCAACAGTGACTCCTTCGGCCAAGCAGCAGAGCTTTGCGGCTCATAACATGGCTGATCTCTCAATGGTCTCTTTCTCGGATATTCCCGTATCGTTGGCGAATGCTTTTGAAGCGCCGGTAAAATCCGCTCCGGGAGGCGGTTTCCTTTCGCCGTCTATTGATGAGTTGCATAGGTACTGGGAGAGGGTTCACAAAGGATATGGGCTTGAGGAGCGCTGCGCTGAATTTGCGCTGAAGCCTTCTGATACGCCTGAAGGGATCAGGACGTTAGAGAGCTTGGAATCACTTAAAACGTGGGTGCGAAGCGACGGAAAGGAGTAG
- the casB gene encoding type I-E CRISPR-associated protein Cse2/CasB, which translates to MMEKRQLPDFISLYNDWKQLSNGSRAELKRAATPDELLALPAFYRLFSGRTTNEGDKRAFQRLIFCIPCIEHTDEPIGLGSALARYSKGLSEKRLFQVVRSEAPNDMIQLRRVLKMLKPTVKCNWSMAAKQLWYWNERAKRDLLEDFYLAQTVDQK; encoded by the coding sequence ATGATGGAAAAACGCCAATTGCCTGATTTTATATCGCTTTATAATGATTGGAAGCAGTTGTCTAATGGGTCGAGAGCTGAGTTGAAGCGGGCGGCAACACCTGATGAGCTTCTCGCTCTGCCCGCATTCTACCGATTGTTTAGCGGACGGACGACGAATGAGGGAGATAAAAGAGCTTTTCAACGGCTTATCTTCTGTATTCCCTGTATAGAGCATACGGATGAGCCGATAGGACTCGGATCTGCTCTAGCGAGATATTCAAAGGGTTTGAGTGAGAAGAGGCTTTTCCAGGTAGTACGTTCCGAAGCGCCCAACGATATGATCCAACTGCGCCGTGTGCTGAAAATGCTGAAACCAACCGTCAAATGTAACTGGTCCATGGCCGCGAAGCAGCTCTGGTACTGGAATGAACGTGCGAAGCGCGACTTGCTTGAAGATTTTTATCTGGCACAGACAGTCGACCAGAAATAG
- the casA gene encoding type I-E CRISPR-associated protein Cse1/CasA, producing MNLLVDQWIPVRPPHPGGSEKISLRTLLCNTDEWKLCLPRDDMELAALQLLICLVQVLLTPNNTVALKRRIAKPLTDDEYDGAVELYSDWFRLDHPTHPFMQVRGVAAGETTQMDKLLVGLTGATNSCFVNQPGQGDRLCGGCTAIALFNQASCAPSFGGGFKAGLRGSAPVTTLVQGPHLRQTVWLNVLNEDFLGNQMTWYGKTKDQKPTWCDPIKAGDTITASQIGMARGLLWQPAHIELMPPRGPSVCSCCGAQAAEIYTDFKKAKFSFTVMGTWPHPHSPRIMTDKKGTIDEKFVAFTTDAPSWTQLGRFVVRRELNDVNEEGQQPSAVVLQVRQLYGENAEKLHLLVGGYRNNQASILERRHEVFTLNHGWDSHIDAVNEMVKLGIGYRDALYKSLWLFAVGMKEAKGDKSKRFKGAGITIYNGAKARYYRRTEPLIQRTLDGMNFSNPGPDLETMQATLKQITTDLFLEQVKPYRQDPELIKTMAFAKRTLYKHMRNLEPQQDKGGNDGKTPIA from the coding sequence ATGAACTTGCTGGTTGATCAATGGATACCGGTCCGGCCGCCTCATCCCGGCGGCTCGGAAAAGATCTCTCTGAGAACGCTTCTCTGCAACACAGATGAGTGGAAACTCTGTCTCCCAAGGGACGATATGGAGCTTGCAGCTCTTCAACTCCTTATCTGTCTGGTCCAGGTGCTTTTGACGCCGAATAATACAGTGGCTCTGAAGCGGCGAATTGCGAAGCCTTTGACGGATGACGAATACGACGGCGCTGTCGAATTATATTCAGACTGGTTCAGGCTTGACCATCCGACACATCCCTTCATGCAGGTGCGCGGAGTCGCTGCCGGTGAAACAACACAGATGGACAAGCTCCTGGTGGGTTTGACGGGAGCAACGAACAGTTGCTTCGTTAATCAGCCCGGACAGGGAGATCGCCTCTGCGGTGGGTGCACGGCCATCGCTCTTTTTAACCAAGCTTCATGCGCTCCAAGCTTTGGAGGGGGGTTTAAAGCCGGCTTGCGCGGCAGTGCCCCAGTAACTACCCTTGTGCAAGGGCCTCATTTGCGCCAAACTGTGTGGCTCAACGTCCTCAATGAAGACTTCCTCGGGAATCAGATGACATGGTACGGCAAAACGAAAGACCAGAAACCCACATGGTGCGATCCCATCAAGGCTGGTGACACGATAACGGCCTCGCAGATCGGCATGGCGCGGGGGCTTCTTTGGCAACCCGCCCATATAGAGCTTATGCCTCCCCGTGGACCTTCCGTCTGTTCATGCTGCGGTGCTCAAGCAGCAGAGATATATACTGATTTCAAGAAAGCAAAATTCAGCTTTACGGTTATGGGAACGTGGCCGCACCCCCATTCCCCCCGGATCATGACCGACAAGAAAGGGACGATCGATGAAAAGTTCGTCGCCTTCACTACGGATGCCCCCTCCTGGACTCAGTTGGGTCGCTTTGTCGTCCGTCGGGAACTTAATGATGTGAACGAAGAGGGTCAGCAACCTTCAGCCGTTGTGCTCCAGGTCAGACAGCTATATGGTGAGAATGCCGAAAAGCTTCATCTGCTGGTAGGCGGGTATAGGAATAATCAGGCTTCCATTCTTGAACGCCGCCATGAGGTCTTTACCCTTAACCACGGATGGGACTCCCATATCGATGCAGTCAATGAAATGGTGAAACTGGGGATCGGTTACAGAGATGCCCTATACAAATCCCTCTGGCTTTTTGCTGTCGGGATGAAGGAGGCGAAAGGGGACAAAAGTAAGAGGTTCAAGGGGGCCGGCATCACTATTTACAATGGCGCTAAAGCCCGTTATTACCGCAGGACCGAACCCCTAATACAAAGGACACTTGACGGCATGAACTTTTCCAATCCCGGGCCGGATTTGGAGACCATGCAAGCGACGTTGAAGCAGATCACGACTGATCTGTTCCTTGAACAGGTCAAACCGTATCGGCAAGACCCTGAGCTGATAAAAACAATGGCTTTCGCTAAGCGGACTCTCTATAAACACATGCGAAATCTGGAACCGCAGCAAGATAAAGGAGGAAATGATGGAAAAACGCCAATTGCCTGA